The proteins below are encoded in one region of Clostridium estertheticum:
- a CDS encoding putative bifunctional diguanylate cyclase/phosphodiesterase: MNVKKIAKIKISKFIKRAYIIFSNILTKKGRERFCKFRKRYKKFYVTCGQAVAVKEKLRVQYDEIHEKLAIIEKSQERYKLSLDSTNDAMWEIDLITKMFSSSNRFNDITGYEKEVANSIENIIKLVLEEDRKIVIKDFIDLINGGILYYQCRLKLNFNGIDNRWFLIRSMCLRDTRGVAIKIVGSILGIAIQRNFEEEINKLKYYDILTDTPNRKLFISTLENEIIKSKGTYKQIKHAILFIDLDNFKEVNDTLGHTYGDELLINVANLIKATIAERDLVSRVGGDEFFILMKNIKDYSKISKLCVKLQSLLNCAIRIDDKHVYTSASIGIAIFPNDGYDTNILLKNADTAMYSAKNNGKARYSFFNEGMSSIIVRRAEIEKGLRNALENNEFEMYYQPQIDIINNKLKGFEALLRWNSAKLGKVSPAEFIPIAEQSGLIVSIGEWIIKMVCIQNSLWKSKGYLYDTIAINLSGIQLQNDDFEETLKNIINETKINPKFVELEITESIFMKDFERSIKLLTAIRALGITIALDDFGTGYSSLSYLKRLPINTLKIDKSFIDNIDTNEREKVIVDGIILLAQKIGLDVIAEGAETKNQIELLKGMGCNQIQGYYFSRPLSACEIEEKFLRTNCINC; the protein is encoded by the coding sequence GTGAACGTAAAAAAAATAGCCAAAATAAAAATAAGTAAATTTATTAAAAGAGCATATATAATTTTTTCAAATATATTAACTAAAAAAGGTAGAGAGCGGTTTTGTAAATTCCGAAAAAGGTACAAAAAATTCTATGTTACATGTGGACAAGCAGTAGCAGTAAAAGAGAAATTAAGGGTGCAATATGATGAAATTCATGAAAAATTAGCAATAATTGAAAAAAGCCAGGAAAGATACAAACTATCTTTAGATTCTACCAATGATGCTATGTGGGAAATAGATTTAATAACTAAAATGTTTTCTTCATCTAATAGATTTAATGACATTACTGGATATGAAAAAGAGGTAGCAAATTCTATTGAAAATATAATTAAACTTGTTTTAGAGGAAGATAGGAAAATTGTAATAAAAGATTTTATTGATCTCATTAATGGCGGAATCTTATATTATCAGTGTAGATTAAAACTTAATTTTAATGGCATAGACAATAGATGGTTTTTGATTAGAAGTATGTGCCTTAGAGATACAAGAGGTGTTGCAATTAAAATTGTAGGCTCCATTTTAGGAATAGCTATTCAAAGAAATTTTGAAGAAGAAATTAATAAATTAAAATATTATGACATATTAACAGATACGCCTAATAGAAAATTATTTATTAGCACATTAGAAAATGAGATTATTAAATCAAAGGGTACTTACAAGCAAATTAAACATGCTATATTGTTTATTGATTTAGATAATTTTAAAGAAGTTAATGATACTTTAGGCCATACCTATGGGGATGAATTGTTAATAAATGTTGCAAATTTGATTAAAGCTACTATTGCAGAGAGAGATCTTGTTTCAAGAGTAGGTGGAGATGAATTTTTTATTTTAATGAAAAATATTAAAGATTATTCCAAAATAAGCAAATTATGTGTAAAACTTCAAAGCTTGCTAAATTGTGCGATAAGAATAGATGATAAACATGTATATACTTCGGCAAGTATTGGTATTGCGATCTTCCCGAATGATGGATATGATACTAATATATTATTAAAAAATGCAGATACCGCGATGTATAGTGCTAAAAATAATGGTAAAGCAAGGTATTCTTTTTTTAATGAAGGTATGAGTTCTATAATTGTAAGACGTGCTGAAATAGAAAAGGGATTAAGGAATGCTCTAGAAAATAATGAGTTTGAAATGTATTATCAACCACAAATAGATATTATAAACAATAAATTAAAAGGGTTTGAAGCACTTTTAAGGTGGAATAGCGCAAAACTCGGAAAAGTATCACCTGCAGAGTTTATACCTATTGCAGAGCAAAGTGGGCTAATAGTTTCTATTGGTGAGTGGATTATAAAAATGGTGTGCATTCAAAATAGTTTATGGAAAAGTAAAGGATATTTATATGATACTATTGCAATAAATCTATCTGGAATTCAATTACAGAATGATGATTTCGAAGAAACTCTAAAAAACATTATAAATGAAACAAAGATTAACCCAAAGTTTGTGGAACTTGAAATTACAGAAAGTATCTTCATGAAGGATTTCGAGCGTAGCATTAAATTACTAACTGCAATAAGAGCATTGGGCATAACTATTGCTTTAGATGATTTTGGGACGGGATATTCATCGCTTAGTTATTTGAAACGTCTACCTATAAATACGCTGAAGATAGATAAGTCATTTATAGATAATATCGATACAAATGAGCGAGAAAAAGTTATTGTAGATGGGATAATACTACTTGCACAAAAAATCGGACTCGACGTAATTGCAGAAGGGGCAGAAACAAAGAATCAAATTGAACTATTAAAAGGAATGGGATGTAATCAAATACAGGGTTATTATTTTAGTAGACCTCTATCGGCATGTGAAATTGAAGAAAAATTTTTACGTACTAATTGTATTAATTGTTAG
- a CDS encoding phospho-sugar mutase encodes MTYIKRYEEWVNNKYFDEETREELKSIKNDNKEIEDRFYMDLEFGTAGLRGKLGAGLNRMNIYIISRATQGLADYIKEYGKEYMDRGVAIAYDCRHYSVKFAATAAQVLAANGIKAYLFEELRPTPELSYAVRTLHTAAGIVVTASHNPKEYNGYKVYWEDGAQILSSTAKGITEKIKSITDFSTIKLMDIEEAKKKGLIVILGKAMDDEYMEKVKGLAIRDNIDKDIKIVYTPLNGTGNVPVRRVLKERGFTNIIVVPEQEKPDPDFTTVGYPNPEDVKAFKYARALGKKEGAELLIATDPDCDRLAIMVRDTLGEYVAFNGNQTGAILIKYVIEGMKENGTLPKNAAIVKSLVTGDLGRAIATKYGVETFEVLTGFKNICGKVNDFKKDNSFEFIFGYEESIGYVAGTFVRDKDAVIASMLLCEAAAYYKLKGKTLLDILNEIYVEFGYYRENLISLVLEGIEGQERISRMMVEYRKDYLLTIGSSKLTKFIDYEVEKSYDILNGTEEPSGIEKSNVLKFYFDDDSWYAVRPSGTEPKIKIYMYSKGKTLKAAEEKLVEMEKVIIAKLQSTK; translated from the coding sequence ATGACTTATATAAAAAGATACGAAGAATGGGTAAATAATAAGTACTTTGATGAAGAGACACGAGAAGAATTAAAGTCCATAAAAAATGATAACAAGGAGATTGAAGATAGATTTTACATGGATTTAGAGTTTGGAACTGCAGGATTAAGAGGGAAGTTAGGTGCTGGACTTAATCGAATGAATATATATATTATTTCAAGAGCAACGCAAGGACTTGCAGATTATATTAAGGAATATGGAAAAGAGTATATGGATAGAGGTGTAGCGATAGCTTACGATTGCAGGCATTATTCTGTTAAATTTGCAGCTACAGCAGCACAAGTATTAGCAGCAAATGGAATAAAAGCATATTTATTTGAAGAATTAAGACCTACGCCAGAACTATCTTATGCAGTAAGAACGTTACATACAGCTGCTGGAATTGTTGTGACTGCTAGTCATAACCCTAAAGAATATAATGGATACAAGGTATATTGGGAAGATGGTGCACAGATTTTATCATCTACTGCAAAGGGAATAACAGAAAAAATTAAGAGTATTACAGACTTTAGTACTATAAAACTTATGGATATTGAGGAAGCAAAGAAAAAAGGATTAATAGTAATCCTTGGAAAAGCTATGGATGATGAATACATGGAGAAAGTAAAGGGACTAGCGATAAGAGATAATATAGATAAAGATATAAAAATTGTATACACGCCTCTAAATGGGACTGGAAATGTTCCTGTAAGAAGGGTTCTTAAGGAGAGAGGATTTACTAACATAATAGTAGTACCAGAGCAAGAAAAGCCAGATCCAGATTTTACAACCGTTGGGTATCCTAATCCAGAGGATGTAAAAGCCTTCAAATATGCAAGGGCACTTGGGAAAAAAGAAGGGGCAGAATTGTTAATAGCTACTGACCCAGATTGTGATAGACTTGCCATAATGGTTAGAGATACGTTAGGCGAATATGTTGCCTTTAATGGTAATCAAACAGGGGCTATACTCATAAAGTATGTTATAGAGGGAATGAAAGAAAATGGCACACTTCCTAAAAATGCTGCTATAGTTAAATCCTTAGTAACAGGCGATTTAGGCAGGGCAATAGCTACCAAATATGGTGTAGAAACTTTTGAAGTACTTACAGGTTTCAAAAACATTTGCGGTAAAGTCAATGATTTTAAGAAGGACAATAGCTTTGAATTTATATTTGGATATGAGGAAAGTATCGGTTATGTTGCTGGAACTTTTGTTCGTGATAAAGATGCAGTTATAGCATCAATGCTTTTATGTGAAGCAGCAGCCTATTATAAATTAAAAGGCAAAACTTTATTAGATATATTAAATGAAATTTATGTTGAGTTTGGATATTATAGAGAAAACCTAATATCTTTAGTTTTAGAAGGTATAGAAGGACAAGAAAGAATTTCTAGAATGATGGTAGAGTACAGAAAAGATTATTTATTAACAATAGGCAGTTCAAAGCTTACAAAGTTTATAGATTATGAAGTTGAGAAATCTTATGACATATTGAATGGCACAGAAGAACCTAGTGGAATAGAAAAATCTAATGTACTTAAATTCTATTTTGATGATGATAGCTGGTATGCAGTAAGACCTTCAGGTACAGAACCAAAAATAAAAATATATATGTACTCTAAAGGAAAAACTCTAAAGGCTGCAGAAGAGAAACTGGTAGAAATGGAAAAGGTTATAATAGCGAAACTTCAAAGTACAAAGTAG
- a CDS encoding late competence development ComFB family protein produces the protein MYHLKNFSEVEVNNLLEKILEEYDEVCKCEKCKLDIKALALNSLAAKYTVSEKGELYTSALAEINKQETIDVTTAITKAIEIVSTNPKHLVDF, from the coding sequence ATGTATCATTTAAAAAATTTTTCTGAAGTTGAAGTAAACAATCTATTAGAAAAAATATTAGAAGAATATGATGAGGTTTGCAAATGCGAAAAGTGCAAATTAGATATTAAGGCCTTAGCACTAAACTCTTTGGCTGCAAAATATACCGTTTCCGAAAAGGGAGAACTATACACAAGTGCCTTAGCTGAAATTAACAAACAGGAAACAATCGATGTTACTACTGCAATTACAAAAGCTATAGAGATAGTATCTACTAATCCAAAACATTTAGTTGATTTTTAG
- a CDS encoding pectinesterase family protein: MEKTLITSLLVVLTTSFVFAGYTPNKISSTTSKYNVIVDSNFTGTNGSNEDGTPTYKTLTAAVDEAPKSSTKKYVIYIKDGTYYEKVIIDKPNISLLGEDMNKTKLTYDVASGTKKNGTTTTYGTSDSASVSVIAPNFSAKNLTFENGFDYPKNKSKANTDTTKLKDPQAVALKFDKESDKAYINDCKITGYQDTLLSNAGTQYYSNCTITGCIDFIFGAGQGFFKNCDIVSIDMNSPSLNGYITAASTNIKNKYGFVFYKCNIKAESKEIAKDSVFLGRPWHPTTTFAGGIKKANPDAIGSVIYLDCNLGSHIKTVGWDKMSGKDQDQNVIWFTPEESRFYEYGSQGSGSVKTASATRKFLSAADVKACTENTVLNGWNPQQ; encoded by the coding sequence ATGGAAAAAACATTAATTACATCATTACTAGTTGTACTCACTACGTCTTTTGTATTTGCTGGGTATACACCAAATAAAATTTCTTCTACAACAAGCAAGTACAATGTTATAGTTGATAGTAACTTTACTGGTACAAATGGTTCTAACGAAGATGGAACTCCAACTTATAAGACTTTAACTGCGGCAGTTGATGAAGCACCAAAAAGTTCAACTAAAAAATATGTTATATATATAAAAGATGGTACATATTATGAAAAGGTTATCATAGACAAGCCTAATATAAGCCTTCTTGGAGAAGATATGAATAAAACAAAACTAACATATGATGTAGCAAGCGGTACCAAAAAAAACGGTACAACTACTACCTATGGCACTTCTGATTCCGCAAGCGTATCTGTTATTGCACCAAATTTCAGTGCCAAAAATTTGACTTTTGAAAATGGTTTTGACTATCCTAAGAATAAATCTAAAGCTAATACAGATACTACAAAACTTAAGGATCCACAAGCTGTAGCTCTAAAATTTGATAAAGAAAGCGACAAAGCATATATTAATGATTGTAAAATTACTGGATATCAAGATACATTGCTCAGTAACGCAGGTACCCAATATTACTCAAATTGCACTATAACAGGATGTATAGATTTTATTTTTGGTGCAGGCCAAGGTTTCTTCAAAAACTGTGATATTGTTTCAATAGATATGAATTCACCTTCTCTTAATGGCTATATTACTGCTGCTAGTACAAATATAAAAAACAAGTATGGCTTTGTATTTTATAAATGTAATATAAAAGCTGAAAGCAAAGAAATAGCGAAAGACTCAGTTTTCCTTGGTAGACCATGGCACCCAACAACTACTTTTGCTGGCGGAATAAAAAAAGCTAATCCAGATGCTATAGGAAGTGTTATTTATTTGGATTGTAATTTAGGATCTCACATTAAAACTGTTGGTTGGGACAAAATGTCTGGGAAAGATCAGGACCAAAATGTAATTTGGTTCACTCCTGAGGAGTCCAGGTTTTATGAATATGGAAGCCAAGGTTCTGGATCAGTTAAAACCGCTTCAGCTACAAGAAAATTCCTTTCAGCAGCAGACGTTAAGGCTTGTACAGAAAACACTGTTTTAAATGGGTGGAATCCACAACAATAA
- the addB gene encoding helicase-exonuclease AddAB subunit AddB, with translation MSLRFIYGGAGKGKSTFCLDDIKRRQKEETEKPLVLLVPEQFSFQAEKNLIKVVGSTGIKNVQVLSFNRLAYKVFSEVGGITLKPMDTSGKAMLIHSILQKNGEEFKVFKGAARQRGFVDNVASVITEFKKYGISIGDLNKVKEDLGANPLLIDKIIDLSLIYGEFDNILNINYVDPDDDLTRLCSRLDECNIFDGAEFWLDEFTGFTPQQYGVLEKLYKKAKRINITLPLKSSEHSKFMEPSDAFYSIKFTEDKLLSLAQESGTSIEAPIELQSNKECKFKDNVELSFLENNYFAFPYTPLVKKCENIKIFKALNGYSEVEYVARDILRICRDENIRFNKIAVVTRDLPTYEKLIGAIFTEYNIPLFIDKKKDITSNPLIVLITGAIEIFTKNFSYEAMFRYLKTGLLDIEKQHIDILENFIIATGIKGKRKWTEIDLWQEKIDYYFRDYYNNDKPSEDETEKVESTIKILNETRDKIIIPLLQFKEKLKGGGTVTKICTTLFEFLESINVYKTLEKWIEGFKAEGDQELVTEYSKIWNLVMELLDQMVEVIGKETLSLEDFVKVLSMGFSKHQMGLIPPALDGVTISSVERVKSHDIKALYIIGVNDGVFPKASKEEGIFTDSDRMILKEKGVELANDTKTEVFSEQYLIYATISIPSKYLNITYPIADYEGKTLRASIIITRFKALFKNLIEESNITLSNDASHDKEKLSDVHEVLDRHVLRDFYQVCAKVPTFNDLIFALRRYLEEGNISPLWIAVYKWYQKDPLWREKSNTIFQGFDYKNEVKMLEKEKVKRLYGEKNYFSVSRIEKYEECPFAYFVQYGLKAKDRKTFTFSSPDLGSFMHSVLDDFSKLVDKSEIKWADLDRDWCEQNIGNIVEKEAETGTSGYILNSTPRYKYFTERLKRVLKKTIYVIVEQMKNSGFEPFGYEVSFGNNEGDYPPIQVELSTGEIVNLVGRIDRVDKLINEGEEFYRIIDYKSGNKDFKLSDVYYGLQIQLLTYLDAMLRNEKALSKESAISNESVDEPIFPAGILYFKIDDPVIKAKNNLEEEELEKAIMKALKMKGLLLADTKIIREMDRNIEGASLVVPASIKKNGELGSRSSVATKEQFDMLLNHVKENLIKTCEGMLSGEIDIKPYKKKDITPCSYCEYTAICQFDPTLKENTYKIIKDKKDKEIWELLSNEVSETNEDIKESGVENHNDKK, from the coding sequence GTGAGTTTGAGATTTATCTATGGAGGAGCTGGAAAAGGTAAAAGTACTTTCTGTTTAGATGATATAAAGCGCAGGCAAAAGGAAGAAACTGAAAAACCACTAGTACTTTTGGTGCCAGAACAATTTTCTTTTCAAGCTGAAAAAAATCTTATAAAAGTAGTTGGATCCACAGGAATAAAAAATGTCCAAGTACTTAGTTTTAATAGATTAGCATACAAAGTATTTAGTGAAGTTGGAGGCATAACCCTTAAACCTATGGATACCTCAGGAAAGGCAATGCTTATTCATAGTATACTTCAAAAGAATGGAGAAGAATTCAAGGTATTTAAAGGAGCAGCAAGGCAAAGGGGCTTTGTAGATAATGTAGCTAGCGTTATCACTGAGTTTAAAAAATATGGAATTTCGATTGGTGACTTAAATAAGGTAAAAGAAGATCTTGGCGCGAATCCATTACTTATAGATAAGATAATAGATTTATCTCTTATATATGGAGAGTTTGATAATATTTTAAACATAAACTATGTGGATCCTGACGATGATTTGACTCGTTTATGTAGTCGACTTGATGAATGTAACATTTTTGATGGAGCAGAGTTCTGGCTTGATGAATTTACAGGCTTTACACCACAACAGTATGGAGTATTAGAAAAATTATATAAAAAGGCTAAAAGAATAAATATAACATTACCCTTAAAAAGCTCAGAACATTCAAAATTTATGGAGCCTTCTGATGCATTTTATTCTATAAAGTTTACGGAAGATAAGCTTTTAAGTTTAGCCCAGGAGAGTGGGACAAGCATAGAAGCACCTATAGAACTACAAAGTAATAAAGAATGCAAATTTAAAGATAATGTCGAGCTTTCATTTCTTGAGAATAATTATTTTGCATTTCCTTATACACCATTAGTTAAGAAATGTGAAAATATAAAGATATTTAAAGCTCTTAATGGTTACAGCGAAGTAGAATATGTAGCTAGGGATATCTTAAGAATATGTAGAGATGAGAATATAAGATTTAACAAAATAGCAGTAGTTACTAGGGATTTGCCAACCTATGAGAAATTAATTGGAGCGATATTTACGGAATACAATATTCCTTTATTTATAGACAAGAAAAAAGATATAACAAGTAACCCTTTAATAGTTTTAATAACTGGAGCTATTGAGATTTTCACTAAAAACTTTAGTTATGAAGCAATGTTTAGGTATCTTAAAACAGGGCTTTTAGATATAGAAAAGCAGCATATAGATATATTAGAAAACTTTATTATCGCAACTGGAATAAAGGGTAAAAGAAAATGGACAGAAATCGATTTATGGCAGGAAAAAATAGACTATTATTTTAGAGATTATTATAACAATGATAAGCCAAGTGAGGATGAAACTGAAAAAGTAGAGTCTACAATTAAAATATTAAATGAAACCAGGGACAAAATAATTATACCATTATTACAATTTAAGGAGAAATTAAAAGGGGGCGGGACCGTCACAAAAATATGTACAACTCTATTTGAATTCCTAGAGTCTATAAATGTATATAAAACCTTAGAGAAATGGATAGAAGGTTTTAAAGCAGAAGGTGATCAGGAGCTTGTCACTGAGTACAGTAAAATATGGAATCTAGTTATGGAATTACTGGATCAGATGGTAGAGGTTATTGGCAAAGAAACCCTATCTCTTGAGGATTTTGTAAAAGTACTGTCCATGGGATTTAGCAAACATCAAATGGGACTTATTCCACCGGCGCTTGATGGAGTAACAATTAGTAGTGTTGAGCGTGTAAAAAGTCATGATATAAAAGCGTTATACATTATAGGGGTAAATGATGGAGTATTCCCAAAGGCAAGTAAGGAAGAGGGGATATTTACAGATAGCGACAGAATGATTTTAAAAGAAAAAGGGGTAGAGCTTGCCAATGACACAAAAACTGAGGTGTTTAGTGAGCAGTATTTAATCTACGCAACGATAAGCATTCCAAGTAAATATTTAAATATAACTTATCCTATAGCAGATTATGAAGGTAAAACTTTAAGGGCCTCTATTATAATAACAAGGTTTAAAGCCTTATTTAAAAATCTAATAGAGGAAAGCAATATAACGCTTAGCAATGATGCCTCTCATGATAAGGAAAAACTAAGTGATGTACATGAAGTACTTGATAGACATGTGTTACGCGATTTTTATCAGGTATGTGCTAAAGTGCCAACCTTTAATGATTTAATATTTGCGCTTAGAAGATACTTAGAGGAAGGAAATATATCACCACTTTGGATCGCGGTTTATAAATGGTATCAAAAGGATCCATTATGGAGAGAAAAAAGTAATACCATCTTTCAAGGATTTGACTATAAAAATGAAGTGAAAATGCTTGAGAAAGAAAAAGTAAAACGACTTTATGGAGAAAAAAATTACTTTAGTGTATCTAGAATAGAAAAATATGAAGAATGTCCTTTCGCATATTTTGTTCAATATGGATTAAAAGCAAAAGATAGAAAAACTTTTACATTTTCATCCCCAGACTTAGGTAGTTTTATGCACAGTGTGCTTGATGATTTTTCAAAACTTGTGGATAAAAGTGAAATAAAGTGGGCAGATCTTGATAGGGATTGGTGTGAGCAAAATATAGGAAATATTGTAGAAAAAGAAGCGGAAACGGGTACAAGTGGGTATATATTAAACAGTACCCCTAGGTACAAGTACTTTACAGAGCGACTTAAAAGAGTTTTAAAGAAAACTATATACGTAATAGTTGAGCAGATGAAAAATAGTGGCTTCGAACCTTTTGGTTACGAAGTGTCCTTTGGAAATAATGAGGGAGATTATCCACCGATACAAGTAGAATTATCAACAGGTGAAATAGTAAATTTAGTTGGTAGAATTGATAGAGTGGATAAGCTAATAAATGAGGGAGAGGAATTTTACAGGATAATAGACTATAAATCTGGAAATAAGGATTTTAAATTATCTGATGTATATTATGGACTTCAAATACAGTTACTTACCTATTTAGATGCTATGCTTAGAAATGAGAAAGCTTTATCTAAAGAAAGTGCTATATCAAATGAAAGCGTGGATGAACCAATTTTCCCAGCAGGTATATTATATTTCAAAATAGATGACCCAGTTATAAAGGCTAAGAATAATTTAGAGGAAGAAGAATTAGAAAAAGCTATAATGAAAGCATTAAAAATGAAGGGGTTACTACTAGCAGATACTAAAATAATTAGGGAGATGGATAGAAATATAGAAGGTGCATCCCTAGTTGTTCCAGCATCTATTAAGAAAAATGGAGAATTAGGCTCAAGATCATCAGTTGCAACTAAGGAGCAGTTTGATATGCTGCTTAATCATGTAAAAGAGAATCTTATAAAAACATGTGAGGGAATGCTTTCTGGAGAAATAGACATAAAACCATATAAGAAAAAAGATATCACCCCTTGTAGTTATTGTGAATATACGGCTATTTGCCAATTTGACCCTACATTAAAAGAAAATACTTATAAGATAATAAAGGATAAGAAGGACAAGGAGATATGGGAACTCTTATCAAATGAAGTAAGCGAAACTAATGAAGACATAAAAGAAAGTGGGGTGGAGAATCATAATGATAAAAAATGA